In Streptomyces sp. NBC_00569, a single genomic region encodes these proteins:
- a CDS encoding GNAT family N-acetyltransferase: MNSPSWPVELTDGDVCLRPIKLRDQRAWREVNRRNRDWLRPWEATIPPPTPSGPVAHRPTYRQMVRHLRAEASAGRMLPFVIEYQGRLVGQLTVAGITWGSMCSGHVGYWVDESVAGRGVMPTAVALAVDHCFRTVGLHRIEVCIRPENVPSRRVVEKLGFREEGLRPRYLHIDGGWRDHLVFALTAEEVPEGLLSRWRRKRGGNAAGPGGPNTAGQPGTSPK; this comes from the coding sequence CTGAACAGCCCATCCTGGCCGGTCGAGCTGACGGACGGTGACGTCTGCCTGCGCCCGATAAAACTGCGCGACCAACGGGCCTGGCGCGAGGTCAACCGCCGCAACCGCGACTGGCTGCGCCCCTGGGAAGCGACCATCCCGCCGCCCACGCCCAGCGGCCCCGTCGCCCACCGTCCGACCTACCGTCAGATGGTCCGCCATCTGCGCGCCGAGGCGAGCGCGGGGCGCATGCTGCCCTTCGTCATCGAGTACCAGGGGCGCCTGGTCGGGCAGTTGACGGTGGCGGGGATCACCTGGGGCTCGATGTGTTCGGGGCATGTCGGCTACTGGGTCGACGAGTCGGTGGCCGGGCGCGGCGTGATGCCGACGGCGGTGGCGCTCGCGGTCGACCACTGCTTCCGCACGGTGGGCCTGCACCGCATCGAGGTCTGTATTCGCCCGGAGAACGTGCCGAGCCGCCGGGTCGTCGAAAAACTCGGATTCCGCGAGGAAGGGCTGCGACCCCGCTATCTCCACATCGACGGCGGGTGGCGCGACCATCTCGTCTTCGCGCTCACCGCGGAGGAGGTCCCGGAAGGCCTCCTGAGCCGCTGGCGTCGCAAGCGTGGTGGCAACGCCGCTGGTCCGGGTGGTCCGAACACCGCGGGGCAGCCCGGCACATCGCCAAAATGA
- a CDS encoding GNAT family N-acetyltransferase, translating to MTIQPMAPTLQRVSFGHPDAIKLNDRVQLEYAERYGDDGDVTPLDPTMFDAPRGLYLIAYDDGGTPLATGGWRTQEQNDEGYSDGDAELKRMYVTPEARGLGLARRILAALEDDARAAGRSRMVLETGLKQPEAIALYASSGYTPCSKFGHYRFEELSRCFAKAL from the coding sequence ATGACTATTCAGCCCATGGCGCCCACCCTCCAGCGCGTCTCCTTCGGACACCCCGACGCGATCAAGCTGAACGACCGCGTCCAGCTCGAATACGCCGAGCGCTACGGCGACGACGGCGACGTCACCCCGCTCGACCCGACGATGTTCGACGCCCCACGCGGCCTCTACCTCATCGCGTACGACGACGGGGGCACCCCGCTCGCCACCGGCGGCTGGCGGACCCAGGAGCAGAACGACGAGGGATATTCGGACGGCGACGCCGAGCTGAAGAGGATGTACGTCACACCTGAGGCCCGGGGGCTGGGTCTGGCCCGGCGCATACTGGCGGCCCTGGAGGACGACGCCCGCGCCGCCGGCCGTTCCCGCATGGTCCTGGAGACCGGCCTCAAGCAGCCGGAGGCCATCGCTCTCTACGCGTCGAGCGGCTACACGCCCTGCAGCAAGTTCGGCCACTACCGCTTCGAGGAACTGAGCCGCTGCTTCGCCAAGGCGCTGTGA
- a CDS encoding DUF6528 family protein, producing MVTEQASKRILVLDPGRTVWDPAADPSCLRWQFSPVGDPRYRDLVPDESWVYPAEAKVRVHRGRTYLLTTASFGFAAVVSYPSGRRYWGATLGPGDDLFNPHSIEILPDGNVAVACSTGALVRLYAASLGPHAQRFAEVTLKGAHGLHWDARREVLWALGDDELVAYRVGGSRVRPALTRLSSLGLPVAKPGKSPGGHDLFPVAGRPGRLWVTTSASVFQYDIAGGVFVQDFAGAAEIARPGVKAIGDDPRTGQALSTVPESGLGETWWTTRVAVHRPPGSYTLVNGGIYKARWWSPR from the coding sequence ATGGTCACCGAGCAGGCGAGCAAGCGGATCCTCGTGCTCGATCCGGGGCGCACCGTCTGGGATCCGGCGGCCGATCCGTCCTGTCTGCGGTGGCAGTTCTCGCCCGTCGGGGACCCGCGCTACCGGGATCTCGTGCCGGACGAGAGCTGGGTGTACCCCGCCGAGGCGAAGGTCCGGGTGCATCGTGGGCGGACGTATCTGCTGACCACCGCGTCCTTCGGGTTCGCGGCCGTCGTCTCGTATCCGTCGGGGCGGCGGTACTGGGGTGCGACGCTCGGGCCCGGCGACGATCTCTTCAACCCGCACAGCATCGAGATCCTGCCGGACGGGAACGTGGCCGTCGCGTGCAGTACGGGGGCGCTCGTCCGGCTCTACGCCGCCTCGCTCGGCCCGCACGCGCAGCGGTTCGCCGAGGTGACGCTGAAGGGTGCGCACGGGCTGCACTGGGACGCCCGGCGTGAGGTGCTGTGGGCGCTGGGCGATGACGAGTTGGTCGCGTACCGGGTGGGTGGCAGCCGGGTGCGGCCCGCGCTGACGCGGCTGTCGTCGCTGGGGCTGCCGGTCGCCAAGCCGGGGAAGTCGCCCGGCGGGCACGACCTGTTCCCGGTGGCGGGGCGCCCGGGGCGGCTGTGGGTGACCACGAGCGCTTCTGTGTTCCAGTACGACATCGCGGGCGGGGTCTTCGTGCAGGACTTCGCCGGTGCGGCCGAGATCGCGCGGCCCGGCGTGAAGGCGATCGGGGACGATCCGCGGACCGGGCAGGCGCTCAGTACGGTGCCGGAGAGCGGCCTGGGTGAGACGTGGTGGACGACGAGGGTGGCGGTGCACCGGCCGCCGGGCTCGTACACCCTCGTCAACGGCGGGATCTACAAAGCGCGTTGGTGGTCGCCGAGGTAG
- the sepX gene encoding divisome protein SepX/GlpR — translation MSSSGLIYAVIVGAWAAYLVPMWLRRQDELNEARPTERFSTAIRLLSGRAGMERRYAKDLQTRSPEGEEQRSDPDDVTDSVDVRAFAAPPVRGERRNENRDARHERHPGSEPRPESRPQPRTSPARQAPDRQVSARAPHDQQAHDRPNHDRPANDPHTNGRSATGRPGPDRQSSDRQSSDRQPSDRQPSDRSASDRSTAERQAASADAAARARRSKVLARRRRTTVMLFLAFTAGAVVAAVGGLAFLWAPAVPAVLLSSYIFYLRAQERRRFAYTMDRRQAEVAAQRLRERQPRRRQPAAGRAAAEEAEEGPAPEVETDPGLEALAADRRALVEQTDHAEWVDQQRERQRGPGRGDSWDPVPVPLPTYVTAPVAPRATGSVDLGDPDAWSSARSSTAGAAQQEPDGRTGEEPAAVSEECDGADEIGDERCDARRAASARRSRERGRTPLFDQYDDGGRPRAANE, via the coding sequence GTGAGCAGCAGCGGCCTCATCTACGCAGTCATCGTCGGGGCCTGGGCCGCCTACTTGGTGCCGATGTGGCTCCGTAGGCAGGACGAGCTGAACGAGGCCCGTCCGACGGAACGCTTCAGCACCGCCATCCGGCTGCTGTCCGGACGGGCGGGCATGGAGCGCCGATACGCCAAGGACCTGCAGACGCGCTCGCCCGAAGGGGAGGAGCAGCGCAGCGACCCGGACGACGTCACCGACTCGGTGGACGTCCGGGCCTTCGCCGCGCCTCCGGTCCGCGGGGAGCGCAGGAACGAGAACCGGGACGCCCGACACGAGCGGCACCCCGGATCCGAACCCCGCCCCGAGTCCCGGCCCCAGCCCAGGACCTCGCCCGCCCGGCAGGCACCCGACCGCCAGGTCTCCGCCCGGGCTCCCCACGACCAGCAGGCGCACGACCGGCCGAACCACGACCGGCCCGCCAACGACCCGCACACGAACGGCAGGTCGGCAACCGGACGCCCGGGCCCCGACCGGCAGTCGTCGGACCGCCAGTCGTCGGACCGCCAGCCGTCCGACCGCCAGCCGTCCGACCGGTCCGCGTCCGACCGGTCCACGGCCGAGCGGCAGGCCGCCTCGGCGGACGCCGCCGCCCGTGCCCGCCGCTCCAAGGTGCTCGCGCGCAGGCGCCGTACGACCGTCATGCTCTTCCTCGCCTTCACGGCCGGCGCGGTCGTCGCCGCCGTCGGCGGGCTCGCGTTCCTGTGGGCACCCGCCGTGCCCGCGGTGCTGCTCAGCTCGTACATCTTCTATCTGCGGGCCCAGGAGCGGCGGCGCTTCGCGTACACGATGGACCGGCGCCAGGCCGAGGTCGCGGCGCAGCGGCTGCGCGAACGGCAGCCTCGCAGGCGCCAGCCCGCCGCGGGCCGGGCCGCCGCGGAGGAGGCCGAAGAGGGGCCTGCGCCAGAGGTGGAGACCGACCCCGGTCTCGAGGCGCTCGCGGCCGACCGGCGCGCGCTCGTCGAGCAGACCGACCACGCCGAGTGGGTCGACCAGCAGCGCGAGCGGCAGCGCGGCCCCGGCCGCGGCGACAGCTGGGACCCGGTCCCGGTGCCCCTGCCGACCTATGTGACCGCCCCGGTCGCCCCGCGTGCCACGGGCAGCGTCGACCTCGGCGACCCCGACGCGTGGAGCTCGGCCCGCTCCAGCACGGCGGGCGCGGCGCAGCAGGAGCCGGACGGGCGTACCGGCGAGGAGCCGGCGGCGGTGTCCGAGGAGTGCGACGGCGCGGACGAGATCGGGGACGAGCGCTGTGACGCGCGCCGGGCCGCCTCCGCGCGCCGCTCGCGCGAGCGGGGCCGCACCCCGCTCTTCGATCAGTACGACGACGGCGGCCGCCCCCGCGCGGCCAACGAGTGA
- a CDS encoding MerR family transcriptional regulator translates to MEELAREAGITVRTLRFYRERKLIPPPRREGRIAWYDESHLARLRTIAALLERGHTLSGIAELSEAFDRGRDVGELLGLVEPSEETPVRLTPEELADYFAGQVTPENLEAAMDLGYVGIDGEEIVHVSRRLLDVSAALVREGVPLADVLSAAKRVRAHAEDLAELFTDLVLSHATEHDLQRLRPLAKSVVEAELSLALDRALARKPGE, encoded by the coding sequence ATGGAGGAGCTCGCGCGGGAGGCCGGCATCACCGTGCGCACCCTGCGCTTCTACCGCGAACGCAAGCTCATCCCGCCCCCGCGCCGCGAGGGCCGCATCGCCTGGTACGACGAGAGCCACCTGGCCCGCCTGCGCACCATCGCCGCACTCCTGGAACGCGGCCACACCCTCAGCGGCATCGCCGAACTCTCCGAGGCCTTCGACCGCGGCCGCGACGTCGGCGAACTCCTCGGCCTCGTCGAACCGTCCGAGGAGACCCCCGTCCGCCTCACCCCCGAGGAACTGGCCGACTACTTCGCGGGCCAGGTCACCCCGGAGAACCTCGAAGCCGCGATGGACCTCGGCTACGTCGGCATCGACGGCGAGGAGATCGTCCACGTCAGCCGGCGCCTGCTCGACGTCTCGGCCGCCCTGGTCCGCGAGGGCGTCCCGCTCGCCGACGTCCTGTCGGCCGCCAAACGCGTCCGCGCCCACGCGGAGGACCTGGCCGAACTCTTCACCGACCTGGTCCTCTCGCACGCCACGGAACACGACCTCCAGCGCCTGCGCCCGCTCGCCAAGAGCGTGGTCGAGGCGGAACTGTCCCTGGCCCTCGACCGCGCCCTAGCCAGGAAACCCGGAGAGTGA
- a CDS encoding flavin-containing monooxygenase, with protein MTEHEHEHVRVAVIGSGFGGLGAAVRLRREGVTDFVVLERAGAVGGTWRDNSYPGCACDVPSHLYSFSFAPNADWPRTFSGQEHIREYLERVADTFRLRPHIRFDHEVKQARWDTEKLWWEVETSQGTLTADVVISATGPLSDPKMPDIKGLDAFPGKVFHSARWDHDYDLRGKRVAVIGTGASAIQIVPAIQRDVAQLTLFQRTPPWVMPRADRAITGAERWLHRQLPFTTQARRGLLWGIRELQVQAFTKRPNELDLVEQLAKRNIHRSIKDPALRAKLTPDYRIGCKRILLSNAYYPALAQPNVDVVASGLSEIRGSTLVATDGSEVEVDAIVFSTGFHVTDMPIADRVVGAEGHTLMESWKDGMKALRGATAAGFPNFMTVIGPNTGLGNSSMILMIESQLNYLADYVRQLDVLGGRVALDPRASAVNAWNRRVQDRMERTVWSSGGCSSWYLDESGVNTTLWPGTTTEFRSATRRVDLGEYEVVRAPAAKPAAAPAARTKKGRGGKVEAGAA; from the coding sequence ATGACTGAGCACGAGCATGAGCACGTACGGGTGGCGGTGATCGGGTCCGGGTTCGGCGGCCTCGGGGCCGCGGTCCGGCTGCGGCGCGAAGGCGTGACCGACTTCGTGGTCCTGGAGCGGGCCGGCGCCGTGGGCGGCACCTGGCGCGACAACAGCTACCCGGGATGCGCGTGCGACGTGCCCTCCCACCTGTACTCCTTCTCCTTCGCTCCCAACGCGGACTGGCCACGCACCTTCTCCGGCCAGGAGCACATCCGGGAATACCTGGAGCGCGTCGCCGACACCTTCCGGCTGCGCCCGCACATCCGCTTCGACCACGAGGTGAAGCAGGCGCGCTGGGACACCGAGAAGCTGTGGTGGGAGGTCGAGACGTCGCAGGGCACGCTCACCGCCGACGTCGTCATCTCGGCGACCGGCCCGCTGTCCGACCCGAAGATGCCGGACATCAAGGGCCTCGACGCCTTCCCCGGCAAGGTCTTCCACTCCGCGCGCTGGGACCACGACTACGACCTGCGCGGCAAGCGCGTCGCCGTGATCGGCACCGGCGCCTCCGCCATCCAGATCGTGCCGGCCATCCAGCGCGACGTGGCGCAGCTGACCCTCTTCCAGCGCACCCCGCCGTGGGTCATGCCGCGCGCCGACCGTGCCATCACCGGCGCCGAGCGCTGGCTGCACCGTCAGCTGCCGTTCACCACGCAGGCCCGCCGCGGTCTGCTGTGGGGCATCCGCGAGCTCCAGGTGCAGGCGTTCACGAAGCGGCCCAACGAGCTGGACCTGGTCGAGCAGCTCGCCAAGCGCAACATCCACCGGTCGATCAAGGACCCGGCCCTGCGCGCCAAGCTCACCCCGGACTACCGCATCGGCTGCAAGCGGATCCTGCTGTCCAACGCCTACTACCCGGCGCTCGCGCAGCCGAATGTCGACGTCGTGGCCTCCGGGCTCAGCGAGATCCGCGGCTCCACGCTGGTCGCCACCGACGGGAGCGAGGTCGAGGTCGACGCGATCGTCTTCAGCACCGGCTTCCACGTCACGGACATGCCGATCGCCGACCGGGTCGTGGGCGCCGAGGGGCACACGCTCATGGAGTCCTGGAAGGACGGCATGAAGGCGCTGCGCGGCGCGACGGCGGCCGGGTTCCCGAACTTCATGACCGTCATCGGGCCCAACACCGGCCTCGGCAACTCCTCGATGATCCTGATGATCGAGTCCCAGCTGAACTATCTGGCCGACTACGTACGCCAGTTGGACGTCCTCGGCGGTCGCGTCGCCCTCGACCCGCGCGCCTCCGCGGTGAACGCGTGGAACCGCCGTGTGCAGGACCGGATGGAGCGCACGGTGTGGAGCTCCGGCGGCTGCAGCAGCTGGTACCTCGACGAGAGCGGCGTGAACACCACGCTGTGGCCGGGCACGACGACGGAGTTCCGGTCCGCCACGCGCCGGGTCGACCTCGGCGAGTACGAGGTGGTCAGGGCGCCGGCGGCGAAACCGGCCGCGGCACCCGCGGCACGTACGAAGAAGGGTCGGGGCGGCAAGGTGGAGGCGGGAGCGGCATGA
- a CDS encoding exodeoxyribonuclease III — translation MLTVTSANVNGLRAAAKKGFVEWLAGTSADVLCLQEVRAEPQQLPDEVREPEGWHVVHAPAGAKGRAGVSLYTRREPDRVQIGFGSEEFDGSGRYVEVDLPGVVVASLYLPSGEVGTERQDEKIRFMGEFLAYLKGLRERAAAEGREVLVCGDWNIAHHEADLKNWKSNKKNSGFLPEERDWLGQVLDATDGGYVDVVRSLHPDEEGPYSWWSYRGRAFDNDAGWRIDYHVSTPGLAGRAVKGFVERAATHDERWSDHAPVTVVYE, via the coding sequence GTGCTGACTGTGACGAGTGCCAACGTGAACGGGCTTCGAGCCGCCGCCAAGAAGGGCTTCGTGGAGTGGCTGGCCGGGACCTCCGCGGATGTCCTGTGCCTCCAGGAGGTGCGGGCGGAGCCGCAGCAGCTGCCCGACGAGGTGCGCGAGCCCGAGGGGTGGCACGTCGTGCACGCCCCCGCCGGCGCGAAGGGGCGGGCCGGTGTGTCGCTCTACACGCGCCGTGAGCCGGACCGCGTACAGATCGGCTTCGGGTCCGAGGAGTTCGACGGGAGCGGGCGGTACGTGGAGGTGGACCTCCCCGGTGTCGTCGTCGCCAGCCTCTATCTGCCCTCCGGCGAGGTCGGGACCGAGCGTCAGGACGAGAAGATCCGCTTCATGGGCGAGTTCCTGGCCTATCTGAAGGGCCTGCGGGAGCGGGCCGCCGCCGAGGGCCGTGAGGTGCTCGTGTGCGGCGACTGGAACATCGCCCACCACGAGGCCGACCTCAAGAACTGGAAGTCCAACAAGAAGAACTCCGGGTTCCTCCCCGAGGAGCGCGACTGGCTCGGACAGGTCCTCGACGCGACCGACGGCGGCTACGTCGACGTGGTGCGCTCCCTGCACCCCGACGAGGAGGGGCCGTACTCGTGGTGGTCGTATCGGGGGCGGGCCTTCGACAACGATGCTGGGTGGAGGATCGACTACCACGTGTCGACGCCCGGGCTCGCCGGTCGTGCGGTCAAGGGGTTCGTCGAGCGGGCCGCCACGCATGACGAGCGGTGGTCGGACCACGCGCCGGTGACCGTCGTCTACGAGTAG